The Candidatus Dormiibacterota bacterium genome segment AGCGCGCCCTCCCGTACATCCAGAGATTTTGGCATCATTCGAACAGTCAGGAAGCGCAAGAGGCATACGACGCCGTTCGTTCAATATGTCCGACCGCTGTATGTCTTCAATCCAGTGTTCACTCCCTGCTGTTAGATCCTCACGCGAGTGACGCCGCGCGCCTGAACATGTTTCAGACGATGGTTTCCTTTCGTGGTCAGTTGCCATCGAAGACGGTTACCGAGTTGAATCATCTCATGCATGATAAGGATGGTGTTCTTCGGACTCGCGCCATGGGTGCGCTCTATCGGAATAACCCGCAGAACAAGACCGTCCTAGGGATGTTGATTAATGAACTGAAGAGCGTTGATCCCATCACTCGATGGTCCGCTGGTTCCGTTCTAGCAGAGATTGGAACAGAGGCAGCAATAGCGATCCCAACCCTTCGCATGGTTCTCATTGCACATCCAGAACCATCGATCGCACGAGCGCTATGGAAGGTCAGCGGTGAGGTATCAACTGCTGTCGAAGCCCTTACTGGCATTCTGAAGGACCCGCGGTTGACGTTGCCCGCTCTGGATGATGCAGCTAAGTGTTTGGGGGAGATGGGGCCGGCGGCTCGGCCGGCTACAGGGAGCTTAGTAAACGCAATGGAAGAGTGGAGTGGTATGGCGGATCTTGCTATTGCGGAGGCCCTTTGGCGGATTGAGGGAAGCCGGGAGAGAGTTCTGCCGATTGTAACTGCGAAACTTCAATCCCCAATCATTGCGGATCAGAAGCGAGCTGCCGATTTAGCGGGTGAAATTGGAGCAGAAGCGACTACGGTCCTCCCGACTCTACTTGATGTGGGGTGTTGCTCTGTAGAGCCTGTCCGGAGTGCGGTGTTTGAGGCGATTGAAAAGATTGACCCCAACGCGAACTATTTCATCGACCTACCCTCAAAGCGCCCGGAAATGGAAAGAGTGAGTTCAATGGCTCGACGAGGGGGTGTGGCGATGGCGGTTGTGTTCAGTGTCGTCGTTCTTGGAGCACAAATCGTCGTCGTAGGCCGCAAGAATGGCGAATGGAGTCGAAACGCAGTCAAATCCATCGTCGTGT includes the following:
- a CDS encoding HEAT repeat domain-containing protein yields the protein MCREAAAIGLRDAEALASGAAPLLERALGDSDWRLRLVAAEALANLTSSDRPIDVTIELLSHPDDAARVRAVELLSRLPTRDQRSIEPLLNALGDDTPMVRESAATALGNVERGSDRILAALRSRLSDENDGVVVAAGAAYYHLVHSTLAEGSEQIALSAITDVLRYTYYEQYRRQAVRELGRIGFAAQRALPYIQRFWHHSNSQEAQEAYDAVRSICPTAVCLQSSVHSLLLDPHASDAARLNMFQTMVSFRGQLPSKTVTELNHLMHDKDGVLRTRAMGALYRNNPQNKTVLGMLINELKSVDPITRWSAGSVLAEIGTEAAIAIPTLRMVLIAHPEPSIARALWKVSGEVSTAVEALTGILKDPRLTLPALDDAAKCLGEMGPAARPATGSLVNAMEEWSGMADLAIAEALWRIEGSRERVLPIVTAKLQSPIIADQKRAADLAGEIGAEATTVLPTLLDVGCCSVEPVRSAVFEAIEKIDPNANYFIDLPSKRPEMERVSSMARRGGVAMAVVFSVVVLGAQIVVVGRKNGEWSRNAVKSIVVSMCICSCIILLSAGEPRVLRCLSGVFGVILGYVFSDR